In Streptomyces liangshanensis, the DNA window AGTTCTTCGGGACCAGCTCACCGATCACCATCAGCACCACGGTCGACACCACGACGCCGAGCAGGGTGGCGACGGTGGACACCGCGCCCCCGGGCAGCCCCGCGCCCTCCAGCGGGCCGCGCAGCAGCACCGCCAGCGACGGCTCGGCGAGCATGCCGATGACCAGGGAGGTCACCGTGATGCCCAGCTGGGCGCCGGACAGCTGGAAGGTCAGGCGCTTGGCGGCGGCCAGGGCGCTCGCCGCCCCGCGCTCGCCGGCCGCGGCGGCGCGTTCCAGCTCACCGCGTTCCACGGTGGTGAGGGAGAACTCGGCCGCGACGAACACCGCGCAGGCGAACGTCAACGCGAGAGCGAGCAACAGCAGGAGTACTTCGGTCACCGTGCCACCCCCGGCCCCTGGTGCGACGGGACGGGGATGGCACGGTTCGTACTGGGAGGCTCACCCATTGCGGGACCGCAGCTCCTTACTCGGAAGAACGATTCGGGACGGGACGGTCAGGCCGTCCCGTGTCGCTCAATAGTAAAGGACTCGCAAAACAAAGCAATGTGGCGTCCGGCACGATCCCGGCCGGGGGCCTCCCCGCGCCGTGGGTCGGCGCCCCTACCGGACGTCCGTGAAGTCCGTCCCCACGGTGAGGGTCACGAGCCCGGGCGCGGCCTGCGCCGACTGCCGCGCCGCGGCGTCCGGCAGGCGCGAGGCGAGGACCCTGGCCTGCGGGCCGAGGCCGCCGGGGTACTCCACCGTCGTCCTGGCCGTGGTCTCCGGCGCGTTGCCGACGGCGGCGACGGTGAAGCCGGCCGTACGGAGCGTCTCGGCGACCGCGGCGGCCCTGCCCGACGTGCCCGTGCCGTTGAGGACCTGGACGCGGACGGTGTGCGCGTAGAGCGGGTTCCTGGTGGCGGCCTCCAGCTGCTTCTTACTCACCTCCTTGTCCCGGGCCAGGGAGCCGAACAGGTCGGACGCCTGCGGGTACTGCCACACCACGTTGGCCCGGTCCGCCGGGACGTCCGCCTGGCGGGGGTAGTTCGGTACGGTCAGGAAGGCCAGCCGGTCCTTGGGGATGCCCTTGATCTCGGAGGCCAGCGCGTACAGCGGCTTGATCCCGGCCAGCGGTTCGTCGGTCGTCAGCGACTTGGTGGCCGAGTCGAGGAACCCGTACAGCGCCTTCGGGCTGGTCAGCTTCTGCTGCGCCTTGGCGGCCACCGCCTCCATGAACTCCTGCTGCCTGCCGATCCGGCCGAGGTCGGAGCCGTCCCCGACGCTGTAGCGCGTGCGGACGTACCCGAGCGCCTTCTCGTCGCGCACGGTCTGGCAGCCGGCCTCCAGGTCGAGGTGCGCCTTCTTGTCGTGGATCGCGGTCTCCGGGCAGACCTCGATGCCGTCCAGCGCGTTGACCATGCCCTTGAAGCCCTGGAAGTCGACGGACATGAAGTGGTCGATGCGCAGGCCGGTGTTGCGCTCCACCGTCCTGATGGTGCACGCGGCGGCCCCGGCCACGTCACCACTCGTACCGCCGATGGCGAACGCCTCGTTGATCTTGAAGTGGTGGGGGGCGGACTCGCTGCCGTTCCCCCGGTCGCAGGCGGGGATGGTGACCCAGGAGTCGCGCGGCAGGGAGACGACGGTGGCCCAGTCCCGGTCGGCGGCGATGTGCAGCACCATCAGCGTGTCCGACTGCATCGTGGTCAGGTCGCTGCCGTACTTCGCGTTGGCGCCCTTCCGCGAGTCGGACCCCACGACCAGGATGTTCTGTGAACCGGGGCTGGAGTTGACCGGCCGGCCGCCGCCGATCTTGCCGTCGACGTCCGCGCCGTGGATGTTGCCGTCCAGGCGCTGGTAGATCCAGGTCCCCGCGCCGCCCGCCCCGAGGGCCCCGACGGCCAGCACCCCGCAGATCCAGACCGCCACCCGGCCGCGCCGGGTGAGCCTGGTCCGGCCCGGCCCGGCGCCTCCCCGGCGCCCCCTGCTCGCGGCGCCGGGCCGCCGCCCCCTGGTTTCCGTCCCCACCTGGTCCTCCGTGCCCCGCTCCCCGTCCGGTCCGTCCTCCGGCCCGGCCGTCGCCCGCTGCGACGGACCGACTCTACAGGCGTGTAGAAGCGGCAGGTCAGCTTTCCGTGCCGTCCCCGGGGGCTCCGCCGGATTCCGGGCCTCCGCCTGATTCCGTGCCGCTGCCGGAGAGCAGGGCGCGCAGCACCCGCTCGTCGTGGGGGGAGAGGGCCGAGACGAACCGGGAGAGCACCGCGTCCCGGTCGTCGCGCTCGTCCAGGAGCCGCCGCATCCGCAGCGCGGTGAGGCCCGCCCCGTCGGCGACCGGGGTCCAGAGGAAGGAGCGGCCCGACCGGGTGCGGGTGACGGCCTGCTTGTCGAGGAGGCGG includes these proteins:
- a CDS encoding LCP family protein, with the translated sequence MAVWICGVLAVGALGAGGAGTWIYQRLDGNIHGADVDGKIGGGRPVNSSPGSQNILVVGSDSRKGANAKYGSDLTTMQSDTLMVLHIAADRDWATVVSLPRDSWVTIPACDRGNGSESAPHHFKINEAFAIGGTSGDVAGAAACTIRTVERNTGLRIDHFMSVDFQGFKGMVNALDGIEVCPETAIHDKKAHLDLEAGCQTVRDEKALGYVRTRYSVGDGSDLGRIGRQQEFMEAVAAKAQQKLTSPKALYGFLDSATKSLTTDEPLAGIKPLYALASEIKGIPKDRLAFLTVPNYPRQADVPADRANVVWQYPQASDLFGSLARDKEVSKKQLEAATRNPLYAHTVRVQVLNGTGTSGRAAAVAETLRTAGFTVAAVGNAPETTARTTVEYPGGLGPQARVLASRLPDAAARQSAQAAPGLVTLTVGTDFTDVR
- a CDS encoding BlaI/MecI/CopY family transcriptional regulator, with amino-acid sequence MVGNAGDAGDTAGTGSGDGPGRESRTRRRGQGQLEAQVLAVLGSATGPVTATWVQERLDGDLAYTTVITILTRLLDKQAVTRTRSGRSFLWTPVADGAGLTALRMRRLLDERDDRDAVLSRFVSALSPHDERVLRALLSGSGTESGGGPESGGAPGDGTES